Proteins co-encoded in one Candidatus Limnocylindrales bacterium genomic window:
- a CDS encoding peptide chain release factor-like protein produces the protein MRALTGDKAREIGERLAALGIREEDLEESFVRSGGKGGQNVNKVSTCVVLRHKPTRIQVKCQEERSQALNRYKARVLLADKVEDRMEAQRAAAIDAAEKKRRQKRRPSRQAKQKTVAEKRARSQIKHGRGRIRHHDD, from the coding sequence ATGCGCGCGCTCACCGGAGACAAGGCCCGAGAGATCGGGGAGCGCCTGGCCGCGCTCGGCATTCGCGAGGAGGATCTCGAGGAGAGCTTCGTTCGGTCGGGCGGAAAGGGCGGCCAGAACGTCAACAAGGTCTCCACCTGCGTGGTGCTGCGGCACAAGCCCACGCGGATCCAGGTCAAGTGCCAGGAAGAGCGCTCGCAAGCGCTCAACCGCTACAAGGCGCGTGTGCTGCTCGCCGACAAGGTGGAGGACCGCATGGAAGCGCAGCGCGCGGCGGCGATCGATGCGGCCGAGAAGAAGCGGCGGCAGAAGAGGCGGCCTTCGCGGCAGGCCAAGCAGAAGACGGTTGCCGAGAAGCGCGCCCGCTCGCAGATCAAGCACGGCCGTGGACGCATCCGCCATCACGACGATTGA